A single window of Martelella sp. NC20 DNA harbors:
- a CDS encoding class I adenylate-forming enzyme family protein — protein MNIAHWLDRAGKRWPASPALLMGAETVADYAAFNDRAGGFARWLVEQAGVVPGDRVVIFMKNSPEYLIALFGIWKAGAVAVPVNAKLHPKEANWIIAHSGAALALVSESLAAGIEAPATLQVPGETFAGATRMPPMATQERGPRELAWLFYTSGTTGRPKGVIITHAMLADMSLSYLADVDDVTGRDAALYAAPMSHGAGLYALVHVLRGAGHICPPSGGYDADEFLAIAKAHGSVTAFLAPTMVHRLTHAARASGSRGEGLRTVVYGGGPMYRADIEAALDHFGPKFVQIYGQGECPMGITALSRAEIAGRDHPDWPLRIASVGRAQSAVTVNILRDDGNPAEPDEIGEIVVQGSLVMPGYWNAPEASAEALADGWLRTGDRGAMSADGYVTMHDRSKDVIISGGTNIYPREVEEALLTHPAVDEVAVIGRPSAEWGEDVVACVVRARGATCNAAELDAHCLASIARFKRPKVYRFLDALPKNAYGKVLKTELRRRDSE, from the coding sequence ATGAATATCGCACACTGGCTTGACCGCGCGGGAAAACGCTGGCCCGCCAGCCCCGCATTGCTGATGGGCGCAGAAACCGTGGCCGATTATGCCGCGTTCAACGATCGCGCCGGCGGTTTCGCCCGCTGGCTTGTCGAACAGGCGGGCGTTGTGCCGGGCGACCGGGTCGTGATCTTCATGAAGAACAGCCCCGAATACCTGATCGCGCTGTTCGGCATCTGGAAGGCGGGGGCCGTCGCAGTGCCGGTCAACGCCAAGCTCCATCCCAAGGAGGCGAACTGGATCATCGCCCATTCGGGCGCCGCGCTGGCGCTGGTTTCCGAAAGCCTGGCTGCGGGCATCGAGGCGCCGGCCACCTTGCAGGTCCCGGGCGAAACCTTTGCCGGTGCGACCCGCATGCCGCCCATGGCCACACAAGAGCGCGGGCCGCGCGAACTGGCATGGCTGTTCTACACCTCCGGCACCACCGGCAGGCCCAAGGGCGTGATCATAACCCATGCCATGCTTGCCGACATGTCGCTCAGCTATCTCGCCGATGTCGATGACGTGACCGGCAGGGATGCCGCCCTTTACGCCGCGCCGATGAGCCATGGCGCCGGTCTCTATGCCCTCGTCCACGTGTTGCGCGGCGCGGGCCATATCTGCCCGCCCTCGGGCGGCTACGACGCCGATGAATTTCTCGCGATCGCCAAGGCGCATGGGTCCGTCACCGCGTTTCTGGCGCCGACCATGGTTCACCGGCTCACCCACGCCGCCCGGGCATCCGGCAGCCGGGGCGAGGGGCTGCGCACGGTGGTCTATGGCGGCGGGCCGATGTACCGCGCCGACATCGAAGCCGCGCTCGATCATTTCGGCCCGAAATTCGTGCAGATCTACGGCCAGGGCGAATGCCCGATGGGCATTACCGCGCTGTCGCGTGCCGAGATCGCCGGCCGGGATCACCCCGACTGGCCGCTCAGGATAGCATCGGTCGGGCGGGCGCAGTCGGCGGTGACGGTGAATATCCTGCGCGATGACGGCAACCCCGCCGAGCCGGATGAAATCGGCGAGATCGTGGTGCAGGGAAGCCTCGTCATGCCCGGCTACTGGAACGCGCCGGAGGCAAGCGCGGAAGCCCTTGCCGATGGCTGGCTCAGAACCGGAGACCGCGGCGCGATGTCGGCCGACGGCTACGTCACCATGCATGACCGCTCGAAGGACGTGATCATCTCCGGCGGCACCAACATCTATCCGCGCGAGGTGGAGGAGGCGCTCCTGACGCATCCGGCGGTGGATGAGGTTGCGGTGATCGGCCGGCCCTCGGCGGAATGGGGCGAGGATGTCGTGGCCTGCGTGGTAAGGGCGCGCGGCGCAACCTGCAACGCGGCGGAACTCGACGCCCATTGCCTCGCCTCGATCGCCCGCTTCAAGCGCCCGAAGGTCTATCGTTTTCTCGATGCGCTGCCGAAGAATGCCTATGGCAAGGTGCTGAAGACCGAACTGCGGCGGCGCGACAGCGAGTGA
- a CDS encoding thiolase domain-containing protein, whose amino-acid sequence MARIIGWGHTPFGRLPETLSELLVSAGREALEHSGVPAAEIGGIWLGHFNSGMVGDAFASSLALDIDPDLRFTPATRLENACASGSAALWGALDAVEAGRVDTALVIGVEKMTHLTTPEVTAGLAGASAQKEEAGVSFPEIFARFVRAYAAEYGDRTDALARIAVKNHANAMANPLAQMHKPLDFEFCRQVSDRNPMIADPLKVTDCSLISDGAAALVITRDEAARGAARAVAIRARSQVNDYLPMSRRSSTELTGAARAIRQALKAAGLGIRDIDVAEVHDCFTIAELMTYEAMGLAAPGEGHRAIEEGWVAADGILPVNLSGGLKAKGHPVGATGVSMHVIAARQVLGEAEAMQRAGAERALVFNMGGSGVANYASVLEAT is encoded by the coding sequence ATGGCGCGCATCATCGGTTGGGGGCATACGCCCTTCGGAAGGCTTCCGGAGACGCTTTCGGAATTGCTGGTTTCGGCCGGGCGGGAGGCGCTGGAACATTCCGGCGTTCCCGCCGCCGAGATCGGCGGTATCTGGCTCGGTCATTTCAATTCCGGCATGGTCGGCGATGCATTCGCCTCCTCGCTTGCGCTCGATATCGATCCCGATCTGCGCTTTACGCCCGCGACCCGGCTTGAAAATGCCTGCGCATCCGGCTCGGCGGCACTCTGGGGCGCGCTCGACGCGGTCGAGGCGGGCAGGGTGGACACCGCTCTGGTGATCGGCGTCGAAAAGATGACCCATCTGACCACGCCGGAGGTCACCGCCGGGCTTGCCGGCGCTTCCGCTCAGAAGGAAGAGGCGGGCGTTTCCTTCCCCGAAATCTTCGCCCGCTTCGTAAGAGCCTATGCCGCCGAATATGGCGACAGGACCGATGCGCTCGCCCGGATCGCGGTCAAGAACCACGCCAATGCGATGGCGAACCCTCTGGCGCAGATGCACAAGCCGCTCGATTTCGAGTTTTGCCGGCAGGTTTCGGATCGCAATCCGATGATCGCCGATCCGCTGAAGGTCACCGATTGTTCGCTGATTTCCGATGGCGCGGCGGCGCTGGTGATCACCCGTGACGAGGCGGCGCGCGGCGCGGCGCGGGCCGTTGCCATCCGGGCGCGGTCGCAGGTCAACGACTATCTGCCGATGTCGCGCAGATCCTCGACGGAACTTACCGGTGCGGCGCGGGCGATCCGCCAGGCGCTCAAGGCGGCAGGGCTCGGCATTCGCGATATCGACGTCGCCGAGGTGCACGACTGCTTCACCATCGCCGAACTGATGACTTACGAGGCGATGGGGCTTGCAGCGCCCGGTGAGGGCCACCGGGCGATCGAGGAGGGCTGGGTCGCAGCGGACGGCATTCTCCCGGTCAATCTTTCCGGCGGGCTGAAGGCCAAGGGCCACCCGGTGGGCGCCACCGGCGTTTCGATGCACGTGATCGCCGCCCGGCAGGTTTTGGGCGAGGCGGAAGCCATGCAGCGCGCCGGCGCCGAGCGCGCGCTGGTCTTCAACATGGGCGGTTCCGGCGTTGCCAATTACGCCTCGGTGCTGGAGGCGACATGA
- a CDS encoding fumarylacetoacetate hydrolase family protein — protein MKLVTYDRGDGIGRPGVLLGDGERILDLAAATDGAIASIQALIEGGDAALERARQAEASAANGDMLERSAVRLMAPVEPPIQMRDCLCFETHLKQAFQQARKLRARQFDDPEEAEAEMARKGILSVPETFYEQPIYYKANRFSVVGHETDVIWPHYSKFMDFELEFGIYIGKTAKDIKAADARPYIFGYTIFNDFTARDAQTAEMGGQLGPAKGKDFDTANPMGPCLVTADEFGNPYDKTMICRVNGEEWGRGNTGTMFWSFEQVIEHVSASETLRPGEFLGSGTVGNGCGLEHMRFLSPGDTVELEVEGIGILRNRLVKVD, from the coding sequence ATGAAACTGGTGACTTATGATCGCGGCGACGGCATCGGCCGCCCCGGCGTTCTTCTCGGCGACGGCGAGCGCATCCTCGACCTTGCCGCCGCCACCGACGGGGCCATCGCCTCGATCCAGGCGCTGATCGAGGGCGGTGACGCGGCACTCGAACGCGCCCGGCAGGCGGAAGCCTCGGCCGCGAACGGCGATATGCTGGAAAGAAGCGCCGTGCGGCTGATGGCCCCCGTGGAGCCGCCGATCCAGATGCGCGATTGCCTGTGCTTCGAAACCCATCTGAAACAGGCGTTCCAGCAGGCCCGCAAGCTGCGCGCCCGGCAGTTCGACGACCCGGAAGAGGCCGAGGCGGAAATGGCCCGCAAGGGCATTCTCTCGGTTCCCGAGACCTTCTACGAACAGCCGATCTACTACAAGGCCAACCGGTTCTCCGTCGTCGGTCACGAAACCGATGTGATCTGGCCGCATTATTCCAAATTCATGGATTTCGAGCTGGAATTCGGGATCTATATCGGCAAAACCGCCAAGGACATCAAGGCTGCCGACGCCCGTCCCTATATCTTCGGTTACACGATCTTCAACGATTTCACCGCGCGCGATGCCCAGACCGCCGAGATGGGCGGCCAGCTCGGCCCCGCCAAGGGCAAGGATTTCGACACCGCCAACCCGATGGGCCCATGCCTGGTGACGGCGGATGAATTCGGCAATCCCTATGACAAGACCATGATCTGCCGCGTCAACGGCGAGGAATGGGGAAGGGGCAATACCGGCACGATGTTCTGGAGCTTCGAACAGGTGATCGAGCATGTCTCGGCATCCGAAACCCTGCGCCCCGGCGAGTTTTTAGGCTCCGGCACTGTCGGGAACGGCTGCGGGTTGGAGCATATGCGGTTCCTGTCGCCGGGCGATACCGTCGAGCTTGAGGTCGAGGGCATCGGCATTCTTCGCAACCGTCTCGTCAAGGTAGACTGA
- a CDS encoding TetR/AcrR family transcriptional regulator yields the protein MNEPKTAEKQGPTSKEKILSAGEAVFGKYGYDATTVRKIAARADVPVALINYHFGSKEGLYRAIFETRSPAIRDQRIVGLQLARSEADWDRRVELVVKALIVPMFGLRDNANDGAFGRILVRELSDPSSEGRGIFREMFDPVAEMMLDAIAECFPDWTKAEVNWAYQTMLGAMMIVMMDNGRIARLSGGAADSADTSAAATHIVAVLTAGLKHRDRSQTANN from the coding sequence GTGAACGAGCCAAAAACTGCGGAGAAACAGGGTCCGACCTCGAAAGAGAAGATTCTTTCGGCCGGCGAGGCCGTGTTCGGAAAATACGGTTACGACGCGACCACGGTGCGCAAGATCGCGGCCCGCGCGGATGTGCCGGTGGCTCTGATCAACTATCATTTCGGCTCCAAGGAAGGGCTCTACCGCGCCATCTTCGAGACCCGCTCGCCTGCGATACGCGACCAGCGCATCGTCGGGCTCCAGCTTGCCCGTTCGGAGGCCGATTGGGACAGGCGGGTGGAACTGGTGGTCAAGGCGCTGATCGTGCCGATGTTCGGCCTGCGCGACAACGCCAATGACGGCGCCTTCGGCCGTATACTCGTCCGCGAGCTTTCCGACCCGAGTTCCGAGGGGCGGGGGATTTTCCGCGAAATGTTCGATCCGGTGGCGGAAATGATGCTGGACGCCATCGCGGAGTGTTTTCCGGATTGGACGAAGGCCGAGGTGAACTGGGCCTACCAGACCATGCTCGGCGCGATGATGATCGTGATGATGGACAATGGCCGCATCGCGCGCCTTTCCGGAGGGGCGGCGGATTCGGCCGATACGTCAGCGGCGGCCACCCATATCGTCGCGGTCCTGACCGCCGGTCTGAAGCATCGCGACCGGAGCCAGACAGCGAATAACTAA
- a CDS encoding C4-dicarboxylate TRAP transporter substrate-binding protein, whose product MNRIITTIALSGGVALAALSPAMAQETLRLTIASGHPEVFLWVKHMHDTFIPTVNAALAEKGDLQIEWTEAYGGTLMKLGSEAEALETGIADVAMASGVFDPAGMGILNITYAMPFGPIEPEMVTSAVEDALYGTEGLIDQLTEETGVVYIGGGVAIDGYNIAAKRPIRTRADMDGMRIGGAGPNLGWLNSTGAVGVQGSYVTFYNDISTGVYDGNIGWMTANVPARIYEVAPYWNRTDFGAMYIGGLGIAERVWDEFSDDTRDAFRKGAEAYSRAFFEEQSAKYAANEKTMIEGGGEEIRMEPAERQAWIDEMANPLTAWRDAALARGEPVDEMLEIYRDTLSEDGFTFPRDYLAQ is encoded by the coding sequence ATGAACCGAATTATCACGACAATAGCGCTTTCAGGCGGCGTGGCACTCGCGGCCCTTTCGCCGGCCATGGCGCAGGAGACCCTGCGTCTCACCATCGCATCCGGCCATCCGGAGGTGTTCCTCTGGGTCAAGCACATGCACGACACCTTCATTCCGACGGTCAATGCCGCGCTCGCCGAAAAGGGCGACCTCCAGATCGAATGGACCGAAGCCTATGGCGGCACGCTGATGAAACTCGGCTCCGAGGCCGAGGCGCTTGAAACCGGCATTGCCGACGTCGCGATGGCCTCCGGCGTCTTCGATCCCGCCGGCATGGGCATCCTCAACATCACCTATGCGATGCCGTTCGGCCCGATCGAACCGGAAATGGTCACGTCGGCGGTCGAGGACGCGCTCTACGGAACCGAGGGCCTGATCGATCAGCTCACGGAGGAAACCGGCGTCGTCTATATCGGCGGCGGCGTGGCGATCGACGGCTACAACATTGCCGCCAAACGCCCGATCAGAACCCGCGCGGACATGGACGGCATGCGCATCGGCGGCGCCGGGCCGAACCTTGGCTGGCTCAACTCCACCGGCGCGGTCGGCGTTCAGGGCAGCTACGTCACATTCTACAACGACATCTCGACGGGGGTTTACGACGGCAATATCGGCTGGATGACCGCCAATGTGCCAGCGCGCATCTACGAGGTCGCCCCATACTGGAACCGTACCGATTTCGGCGCGATGTATATCGGCGGGCTGGGCATCGCCGAACGGGTGTGGGACGAATTCTCCGACGACACCAGGGACGCCTTCCGCAAGGGCGCGGAAGCCTATTCCAGAGCCTTTTTCGAGGAGCAGTCGGCAAAATACGCCGCCAATGAAAAGACCATGATCGAGGGCGGCGGCGAGGAAATCCGGATGGAGCCCGCCGAACGCCAGGCCTGGATCGACGAGATGGCCAATCCGCTGACCGCATGGCGCGATGCCGCCCTCGCCCGCGGCGAGCCGGTGGACGAAATGCTCGAAATCTACCGCGATACGCTTTCAGAAGATGGCTTCACCTTCCCGCGCGATTATCTCGCCCAGTAA
- a CDS encoding TRAP transporter small permease subunit, translating into MANARSRRGLLLGPVVAGLNALGSVWILGLMLLICADIIMRGVFNAPIAGVAEMVAFSIVGIVFLQLAHTLRAGSLTRSDLLLIVAERHSPKLKQFLLALYNLTGAAILAIALWHFFPSFLSAWDRPERHFMGNPGFFQIPTWPLYGLMSIGMAATILQFLANALAALKGEDV; encoded by the coding sequence ATGGCAAATGCGCGCAGCCGGCGGGGCCTGCTGCTTGGCCCCGTTGTCGCCGGGCTGAACGCCCTTGGATCGGTCTGGATCCTCGGCCTGATGTTGCTGATATGCGCCGATATCATCATGCGCGGCGTCTTCAACGCGCCGATCGCGGGCGTTGCCGAAATGGTCGCCTTTTCCATTGTCGGCATCGTGTTCCTGCAACTGGCCCACACGCTGCGCGCCGGCTCGCTGACCCGGTCCGACCTGCTGCTGATCGTCGCCGAGCGCCACAGCCCGAAGCTGAAGCAGTTTCTGCTAGCACTCTACAATCTCACCGGCGCCGCCATTCTGGCGATCGCTCTGTGGCACTTCTTTCCATCCTTCCTCAGCGCCTGGGACAGGCCGGAGCGGCACTTCATGGGCAATCCCGGCTTCTTCCAGATTCCGACATGGCCGCTCTACGGGCTGATGAGCATCGGCATGGCGGCGACCATCCTGCAATTTCTGGCGAATGCGCTCGCGGCGCTTAAGGGGGAAGACGTATGA
- a CDS encoding TRAP transporter large permease, whose translation MSGVEIALGSVALMLVLIYAGLHVAIALILVSFIGVWVLKDNFDLAANMLVLAFKDSITDQLFGVVPLFVLMGLVVSISGMGRDTFDVAQQAFRRIRGGLGVATVAANAVFAAITGISIASAAVFTKVAVPEMRARGYTPEFSVGVVAGSSVLGMLIPPSLLFILYGILTEQSVGSLFIAGVLPGLLLAVTYSIGIVAMAHLMPGFVGGTAADDLDARHMGWGEIAAKLLPIAALVALVLGGIYGGLFTPTEAGGAGAAGALLIAIVKRRLSWRDFWQVLVQTGHTTASICFLIIGASLYSRMLAFTGMPGWLGHTVLEAGFSTEGVVLAMVVVMVLLGTILDSSSIMLLVLPIAVPILNGLGVDLIWLGVIAILAVEIGLLTPPFGIAVYVIKSTLGPESDITLGQIFRGAAPFALMMLFVLALVFLFPAIATALL comes from the coding sequence ATGAGCGGCGTTGAAATCGCGCTCGGCTCGGTCGCGCTCATGCTGGTTCTGATCTATGCCGGGCTGCATGTCGCGATCGCGCTGATCCTGGTGAGCTTTATCGGCGTCTGGGTGCTGAAGGACAATTTCGATCTCGCCGCCAACATGCTGGTGCTGGCCTTCAAGGATTCGATCACCGATCAGCTCTTCGGCGTGGTTCCGCTGTTCGTGCTGATGGGACTGGTGGTCTCGATCTCCGGCATGGGGCGCGACACGTTCGATGTCGCCCAGCAGGCTTTCCGGCGCATTCGCGGCGGGCTCGGGGTCGCGACCGTCGCGGCCAATGCCGTGTTTGCGGCGATCACCGGCATATCGATCGCGTCGGCGGCCGTGTTCACCAAGGTTGCCGTGCCCGAGATGCGGGCCAGGGGCTACACCCCGGAATTCTCGGTCGGCGTGGTTGCCGGCTCCTCGGTGCTCGGCATGCTGATCCCGCCATCGCTGCTGTTCATCCTCTACGGCATTCTCACGGAACAATCGGTCGGCTCGCTATTTATCGCCGGCGTCCTGCCCGGCCTGCTGCTGGCGGTGACCTACAGCATCGGCATCGTCGCGATGGCGCATCTGATGCCGGGCTTCGTCGGCGGCACGGCGGCGGACGATCTTGATGCCCGGCATATGGGCTGGGGCGAGATCGCCGCCAAGCTGCTGCCGATCGCGGCATTGGTGGCGCTGGTTCTCGGCGGCATCTATGGCGGCCTGTTCACGCCGACGGAGGCGGGCGGCGCGGGTGCCGCCGGCGCGCTTCTCATCGCGATCGTCAAACGCCGCCTTTCCTGGCGGGACTTCTGGCAGGTGCTGGTCCAGACCGGCCATACGACGGCCTCGATCTGCTTCCTGATCATCGGCGCCAGTCTCTATTCCCGCATGCTCGCCTTTACCGGCATGCCGGGCTGGCTGGGCCACACCGTGCTCGAGGCCGGATTTTCGACCGAGGGCGTGGTGCTCGCCATGGTCGTGGTGATGGTGCTGCTCGGAACCATTCTCGACAGTTCCTCGATCATGCTGCTGGTGCTGCCGATCGCGGTCCCGATCCTGAACGGGCTCGGCGTCGATCTGATCTGGCTCGGCGTGATCGCGATCCTCGCCGTCGAGATCGGACTTCTGACCCCGCCCTTCGGCATCGCCGTCTATGTCATCAAATCCACACTCGGTCCGGAAAGCGACATCACGCTCGGGCAGATCTTCCGCGGCGCGGCCCCGTTCGCGCTGATGATGCTGTTCGTGCTCGCGCTGGTGTTCCTGTTTCCGGCCATCGCCACCGCGCTACTTTAG
- a CDS encoding MBL fold metallo-hydrolase produces the protein MSGWKYTKGLHDLGNGCWGYLVPDGSWGWSNAGLIADGEATLLVDTLFDLKCTGDMLAEMRNAVPASKKIGILVNTHADGDHTFGNQLVKGARIIGTEGTVSDFNRFDPKVLLAVQNDPKKFGRSGEFMAECFRPFDFSGIELTPPTETFKDRMTIKVGDKTVELIEVGPSHSLGDALIYVPEDKILYTGDILFSAGTPIAWYGPIARWIDVCNMVLDMDVEIIVAGHGPLSTKDDVRKMRDYLLDITEKARPFYEQGVDYLDAAYRIDLGEYRGWNDAERVVVTLRTLYDDFENAPVRPTHVPIPFFEQMKGMRESLGKPPVHHEYCSHDHHDH, from the coding sequence ATGTCCGGATGGAAATATACCAAGGGTCTGCACGATCTCGGCAATGGATGCTGGGGCTATCTGGTGCCGGATGGTTCATGGGGCTGGTCCAATGCGGGGCTGATCGCCGACGGCGAGGCGACCCTGCTGGTCGACACGCTGTTCGATCTGAAATGCACCGGCGACATGCTGGCGGAAATGCGCAACGCCGTGCCGGCTTCGAAGAAAATCGGCATCCTCGTCAACACCCATGCCGATGGTGATCACACCTTCGGCAACCAGCTCGTCAAGGGCGCGCGCATCATCGGCACGGAAGGCACGGTCAGCGATTTCAACCGCTTCGACCCCAAGGTTCTGCTTGCGGTGCAAAACGATCCGAAGAAATTCGGCCGCTCGGGCGAATTCATGGCCGAATGCTTCCGTCCGTTCGATTTCTCCGGCATCGAACTGACGCCGCCGACCGAGACCTTCAAGGACCGCATGACCATCAAGGTCGGCGACAAGACGGTGGAACTGATCGAGGTCGGCCCGTCCCATTCGCTCGGAGACGCGCTGATCTACGTGCCGGAGGACAAAATTCTCTACACCGGCGACATCCTGTTTTCCGCCGGCACGCCGATCGCCTGGTACGGCCCGATCGCCCGCTGGATCGATGTCTGCAACATGGTGCTGGACATGGATGTCGAGATCATCGTCGCAGGCCACGGCCCGCTTTCGACCAAGGATGACGTCCGCAAGATGCGCGACTATCTGCTCGACATCACCGAAAAGGCCCGCCCGTTCTACGAGCAGGGCGTGGACTATCTCGACGCGGCCTACAGGATCGATCTCGGCGAATATCGCGGCTGGAACGACGCCGAACGCGTTGTCGTGACGCTGCGCACGTTGTATGACGATTTCGAGAACGCGCCGGTTCGGCCCACCCACGTGCCCATCCCCTTCTTCGAACAGATGAAGGGGATGCGCGAAAGCCTTGGCAAACCGCCGGTGCACCATGAATATTGCAGCCATGATCATCACGATCACTGA
- a CDS encoding glutathione S-transferase family protein: MKLFHAPGACSEGIVLLLDRIGEPYDIHEINVKTGEQRQPDYLAINPKGKVPALLRDDGSLLTEFPAIAFWLARKFPEAGLLPTDPDGEARALELLDFIVSSLHMRGTALVQRPTAFAHSAEAQEEVKAMGRQAIEKGLAQLERELDGQKFLMGERFSLPDAAAYYVLSWQPRYQVPLGEQLEAYYARLSDRSAA; encoded by the coding sequence ATGAAGCTGTTCCACGCGCCCGGCGCCTGTTCCGAGGGTATCGTTCTGCTGCTCGACAGAATAGGCGAGCCCTATGACATTCACGAGATCAACGTGAAAACGGGCGAGCAGCGCCAGCCCGATTACCTCGCGATCAACCCGAAGGGCAAGGTTCCCGCGTTGCTGCGCGACGACGGCAGCCTGTTGACGGAGTTTCCGGCCATCGCCTTCTGGCTTGCCCGCAAATTTCCCGAGGCCGGCCTGCTGCCGACCGATCCCGATGGCGAGGCAAGAGCTCTGGAACTGCTCGATTTCATCGTCTCGTCGCTGCATATGCGCGGCACGGCGCTGGTGCAGCGGCCAACGGCTTTCGCGCATTCCGCCGAGGCGCAGGAAGAGGTGAAGGCGATGGGTCGGCAGGCCATCGAGAAAGGGCTGGCGCAGCTTGAAAGGGAACTGGACGGCCAGAAGTTCCTGATGGGCGAACGCTTTTCCCTGCCGGATGCGGCCGCCTATTACGTGCTGAGCTGGCAGCCCAGATATCAGGTGCCGCTCGGCGAGCAGCTTGAAGCCTACTACGCCCGGCTTTCAGATCGTTCCGCTGCCTGA